Proteins encoded by one window of Yamadazyma tenuis chromosome 2, complete sequence:
- a CDS encoding uncharacterized protein (COG:S; EggNog:ENOG503NZKD): protein MNQLDYHRHLPPYRSLLNPNAKYDYQLHSLIPISQNELNNLKLIFMRNEGNQGNSQQKPTFKMKYKSLLNDVNRKISLKISNPSFLNSSSLAPNVNTPGSGCSPLLCVKESLSFKSLPIEIQFHVFSFLSKKDLQSTIVVNKDFYKLSKKFLYKNLVFDSSFRFAQFITILRINSKLGNLVETIDLSGLKPCDYDVQDDSNALTNQTSISSDSNDEEGELVFADNDKVKAGWRDWKFLRNPLYSSGLGLTRISSNSPSFNSNKSLNSNNKKKLKFSFLKSKRNKLGGHVHLNGIHSIHHQASTHAQGSLKIHPSINKFLINYSNTKDLPVGYVLHLLNMCPNLTSINLGNLQLSVDYEINPNFIYKFHTFDVIHNYPSSLLMHINDLDDSNSIYNMDLLENLNQRYDVDNMSMISSSSSRSRSKLKSINKSQKPVWKYNSLLTPMPNSNYLNKNDGKLYLSDLNLKSMNQNYLVKLNEFDILNLLIKCHKFNINFKYLNLSSMIWLNKKLIQNFFSKFLRPNYLTDLEMEFVPRNLVIDLTNSGMYKDLVWARKIDLNKQESFDILIRILKDELLNVWESRLREDRIRRGRMAENYLS, encoded by the coding sequence ATGAATCAACTAGATTATCACCGCCACTTACCTCCTTACAGATCCCTCCTCAATCCCAATGCCAAATATGATTATCAGCTACACTCCCTTATTCCCATCAGCCAGAATgagttgaataacttgaaactcatcttcatgAGAAATGAGGGCAATCAAGGAAACTCCCAGCAGAAGCCTACATTCAAAATGAAGTACAAGAGTTTACTAAATGATGTCAATAGAAAGATATCTCTTAAGATATCCAATCCTAGTTTCTTGAACTCCTCAAGTTTGGCCCCCAATGTCAATACTCCTGGCTCCGGCTGTTCCCCTTTGTTATGTGTGAAGGAACTGTTATCATTTAAATCGCTTCCAATTGAAATCCAGTTCCATGTTTTCTCATTCTTATCGAAGAAAGACCTTCAAAGCACTATTGTAGTAAACAAGGACTTCTATAAGCTTTCTAAAAAGTTTTTgtacaagaacttggtgtttgacTCTTCGTTTAGATTTGCTCAATTCATAACCATTTTGAGAATCAACTCTAAATTGGGTAACCTAGTGGAAACCATTGACTTGTCGGGGTTGAAGCCTTGCGATTATGATGTACAGGATGACTCGAATGCGTTAACAAACCAAACTTCAATCAGTTCAGATAGTAATGATGAGGAAGGTGAGCTAGTATTTGCCGATAATGACAAAGTCAAGGCTGGCTGGAGAGATTGgaagttcttgagaaaCCCATTGTACTCCAGTGGTTTAGGATTAACAAGGATTCTGTCCAATTCGCCCAGTTTTAACTCaaacaagtccttgaactccaataataagaagaagttgaaatttTCATTCTTAAAGTCCAAGAGGAATAAACTCGGCGGACATGTTCATTTAAATGGTATTCATTCTATCCACCATCAAGCCAGCACTCATGCCCAAGGATCTTTGAAAATACATCCTTCTAtaaacaagtttttgataAACTATTCCAATACCAAGGACTTGCCAGTTGGTTACGTCTTACACTTGCTTAACATGTGTCCAAACTTGACTTCCATTAACCTAGGTAATTTGCAATTATCTGTCGATTATGAAATCAATCCTAATTTTATCTACAAGTTTCACACGTTTGATGTCATTCATAATTATCCTTCCAGTCTACTTATGCACATAAATGATTTAGATGACTCCAACTCAATTTACAACATGGATTTGTTGGAGAATCTCAATCAAAGATATGATGTTGACAACAtgtcaatgatttcaagttcGTCTTCCAGATCAAGATCTAAGTTAAAATCCATCAATAAGTCCCAAAAACCGGTTTGGAAGTATAACTCTCTACTTACTCCAATGCCTAACCTGAACtatttgaacaagaatGATGGAAAATTGTACTTAAGTGACTTGAACTTAAAGTCAATGAATCAAAACTATTTGGTTAAGTTGAACGAATTTGATATCTTAAATTTGCTTATCAAGTGTCACAAATTCAATAttaacttcaagtacttgaatcTTAGTTCCATGATTTGGCTCAATAAGaaactcatccaaaatttcttctcaaaattCTTGAGACCCAATTACTTGACTGACCTCGAAATGGAATTTGTGCCTAGAAACTTGGTAATCGATTTAACCAACTCGGGTATGTACAAAGATCTAGTGTGGGCCAGAAaaattgacttgaacaaacaAGAAAGTTTCGATATCCTAATCAGAATCTTGAAAGACGAATTATTAAACGTCTGGGAGCTGAGATTAAGAGAGGATAGAATAAGAAGAGGTAGAATGGCAGAAAACTATCTTTCTTAA
- the tfa2 gene encoding transcription factor TFIIE beta subunit, TFIIEB, Tfa2 (COG:K; BUSCO:EOG09264CND; EggNog:ENOG503NVRG), with the protein MSDLSSQLSAFKNKIRSGPYVPTPRQAINKASDLNPVSNEVPVREARDVTTASSNKRPPDTVNEAIKRQRTALRNMPGSHLSTQLHLAVEHIKQNDKPIKVKDLQEYLSFDITQTLLPLLKEIDRLKYDHKSDTFEYVSLHNIRSSEDLLNFLRVQPTFKGIPVKELKDGWANYLQSINELEAENKILVLRTKKENAPRLVWANFGGNLNTIDEDFKYMWTRAKIPNPDDLYQDLVDQGLKPTGADPNIIKRKPKKEEKKQKKTRRGKITNTHMKGILRDYSQFM; encoded by the coding sequence ATGAGTGACTTGAGCTCCCAATTGTCagctttcaagaacaagatcaGAAGCGGACCTTATGTTCCAACGCCACGCCAGGCTATTAATAAGGCTAGTGATCTAAATCCCGTCTCCAACGAAGTGCCGGTCAGAGAAGCCAGAGACGTGACTACTGCTTCCTCAAACAAGAGACCTCCTGACACAGTCAATGAGGCCATCAAAAGACAAAGAACTGCTTTGAGAAATATGCCAGGATCACATTTGTCTACTCAGTTACATTTGGCGGTAGAACACATCAAGCAAAATGATAAACCTATTAAAGTCAAAGATTTGCAAGAATATCTATCATTCGACATTACTCAAACATTATTGCCattattgaaagaaatcgatAGACTAAAGTATGATCATAAAAGTGATACATTTGAGTACGTCAGTTTGCACAACATTCGTTCTTCTGAGGACTTGTTAAACTTTCTAAGAGTGCAGCCCACATTTAAAGGGATTCCAGTTAAAGAATTAAAGGACGGTTGGGCTAACTACTTACAGTCtatcaatgaacttgaagcaGAAAACAAGATATTGGTATTGAGAACTAAGAAAGAGAACGCCCCTAGACTAGTTTGGGCCAATTTCGGAGGGAATTTGAATACTATTGACGAGGATTTCAAATACATGTGGACAAGGGCGAAAATTCCTAATCCTGATGACTTGTATCAAGACTTGGTAGATCAAGGATTGAAACCGACAGGCGCTGATCCTAATATCATAAAACGTAAACCCAAAAAGGAGGaaaagaaacagaagaaaacCAGAAGAGGAAAAATCACTAATACGCACATGAAGGGTATATTAAGAGACTATTCTCAATTCATGTGA
- the NTF2 gene encoding Nuclear transport factor 2 (COG:U; EggNog:ENOG503P3YM; BUSCO:EOG09265BCT), with protein MSVDFNTVATEFCNFYYQQFDSDRTQLGNLYRDQSMLTFETSQLQGAKDIVEKLVSLPFSKVSHRVSTLDAQPASPNGDILVMVTGELLIDEEQNAQRYSQVFHLIPDGSSYYVFNDIFRLNYS; from the exons ATGTCTG ttgatttcaacaccGTCGCAACTGAATTCTGTAACTTCTACTATCAGCAATTCGATTCTGATAGAACACAATTGGGTAACTTGTACAGAGATCAATCAATGTTGACTTTCGAAACCTCTCAATTACAAGGTGCTAAagatattgttgaaaagttggtATCTTTACCATTCCTGAAAGTGAGCCATAGAGTTTCTACCTTAGATGCTCAACCAGCTTCTCCTAATGGTGatattttggtgatggtcACCGGggagttgttgattgatgaagaacaaaacGCTCAGCGTTACTCTCAAGTATTTCATTTGATCCCAGATGGAAGCTCATACTATGTTTTTAACGATATCTTTAGATTAAACTACTCTTAG